The following coding sequences are from one Epinephelus fuscoguttatus linkage group LG7, E.fuscoguttatus.final_Chr_v1 window:
- the mapk14a gene encoding mitogen-activated protein kinase 14A isoform X2, protein MSQKERPKFYRQEVNKTIWEVPERYQNLSPVGSGAYGSVCSAHDMTSFSKVAVKKLSRPFQSIIHAKRTYRELRLLKHMKHENVIGLLDVFSPATSLKEFTDVYLVTHLMGADLNNIVKCQKLTDDHVQFLIYQILRGLKYIHSADIIHRDLKPSNLAVNEDCELKILDFGLARHTDDEMTGYVATRWYRAPEIMLNWMHYNMTVDIWSVGCIMAELLTGKTLFPGTDHINQLQQIMRLTGTPPASLINRMPSHEARNYISSLAQTPKRNFADVFIGANPLAVDLLEKMLVLDTDKRITAAEALAHPYFGQYHDPDDEPEAEPYDQSFESRELEIEEWKRLTYEELCSFEPPVFDEDDME, encoded by the exons ATGTCGCAGAAAGAGAGACCCAAGTTTTATCGACAGGAGGTCAACAAGACGATATGGGAAGTCCCAGAGCGGTACCAAAACCTGTCCCCGGTTGGCTCTGGCGCCTACGGCTCCGTCTG ttcgGCACATGATATGACATCATTTTCCAAGGTAGCTGTGAAGAAGCTCTCTCGGCCGTTTCAGTCCATCATCCACGCCAAGAGAACATACAGAGAGCTGCGGCTGCTGAAgcacatgaaacatgaaaat GTCATTGGCCTCCTAGATGTCTTCAGCCCTGCAACGAGTTTGAAGGAATTCACTGATGT GTATCTGGTGACTCACTTAATGGGGGCAGATCTCAACAACATAGTGAAATGTCAGAAACTCACAGATGACCACGTGCAGTTCCTCATATACCAGATCCTCAGAGGGTTAAAG TATATCCACTCCGCAGACATCATTCACAGA GATTTGAAACCTAGTAATCTGGCGGTGAATGAAGACTGTGAGCTTAAG ATTTTGGATTTTGGTTTGGCACGGCACACTGATGATGAGATGACTGGCTACGTGGCCACCCGCTGGTACCGCGCACCAGAGATCATGTTGAACTGGATGCATTACAACATGACAG TGGATATTTGGTCAGTGGGTTGTATAATGGCAGAACTCCTTACTGGAAAAACTCTTTTTCCTGGAACTGACC ATATAAACCAGCTTCAGCAGATAATGCGTCTAACAGGAACGCCCCCAGCATCTCTAATAAACAGGATGCCCAGCCATGAG GCCAGGAACTACATCAGCTCCTTGGCACAGACTCCCAAGAGGAACTTTGCTGATGTGTTCATTGGTGCCAACCCACTCG CTGTGGACCTCCTGGAGAAAATGCTGGTTCTGGACACAGACAAGCGGATAACAGCGGCCGAGGCTTTGGCTCACCCATACTTCGGCCAGTATCACGACCCAGACGACGAGCCAGAGGCCGAGCCCTATGACCAGAGCTTTGAGAGCCGCGAGCTGGAGATTGAAGAGTGGAAAC GATTAACCTACGAGGAGCTGTGTAGTTTTGAGCCACCTGTCTTTGATGAGGACGACATGGAGTGA
- the srpk1a gene encoding SRSF protein kinase 1a isoform X1 — protein sequence MERKVLALQARKKRGKAKKTTKKQPVNPRARQHPQQEASPQEPEEPEEILGSDDEEQEDPNDYCKGGYHHVKVGDLYNGKYHVIRKLGWGHFSTVWLAWDIQVKRFVAMKVVKSAEHYTETAVDEIKLLRSVRNSDTNDPNREMVVQMLDDFKISGINGTHVCMVFEVLGHHLLKWIIKSNYQGLPLPCVKSIIKQVLQGLDYLHTKCQIIHTDIKPENILMSVDEPYVRKLAAEATEWQRAGAPPPSGSAISTAPAPKQTVKMSKNKKKKLKKKQKRQAELLEKCILDLEEMEKTTEPREDEEDEDEDPQSPKGRACAPLRQVSMQEIVNEEIEESSVDADLIRVGPEGLSEVNCNGHVESDQRQSQWREEDQHNGNAEPTEQCASQEEQHEESPVQLMCNGVDSADLTELDTETEGRGARSGKTERHHPAGREEGELQQSILQEEDEDEGGHDRLNGKLTAGSLLVNPLEPVNSDKIKVKIADLGNACWVHKHFTEDIQTRQYRSLEVLIGAGYSTPADIWSTACMAFELATGDYLFEPHSGEDYSRDEDHLALMIELLGKIPRHYALSGKYSQEYFTKRGDLKHITKLKPWGLLEVLIDKYEWPREEAECFTDFLLPMLELIPEKRATAAECLRHPWLTL from the exons ATGGAGAGGAAAG TTCTGGCACTCCAGGCGAGGAAGAAGAGGGGGAAAGCAAAGAAGACCACCAAAAA GCAGCCAGTCAATCCAAGAGCTCGACAACATCCCCAGCAAGAAGCCTCGCCACAGGAACCCGAGGAACCTGAGGAGATCCTTGGCTCTGACGATGAGGAGCAGGAAGACCCCAATGACTACTGCAAAG GTGGCTACCACCATGTGAAAGTAGGAGATCTTTACAATGGAAAATACCATGTGATCCGGAAACTGGGCTGGGGACACTTCTCCACCGTGTGGCTCGCCTGGGACATCCA GGTTAAGAGGTTTGTTGCAATGAAGGTGGTGAAGAGTGCGGAGCACTACACAGAGACAGCAGTGGATGAGATCAAACTCCTCAGATCC GTCAGAAACTCAGACACCAATGACCCCAACAGGGAGATGGTGGTCCAGATGTTAGACGACTTCAAGATCTCTGGTATTAATGGAACTC ATGTCTGCATGGTGTTTGAGGTGTTGGGGCATCACTTATTAAAGTGGATAATAAAGTCCAATTACCAGGGGCTGCCCCTGCCATGTGTGAAGAGCATCATAAAACAG GTACTCCAAGGCCTGGACTACTTGCACACAAAGTGTCAGATCATCCACACAGACATCAAGCCAGAGAATATCCTGATGAGCGTTGATGAGCCTTATGTACGGAAGCTCGCAGCTGAAGCCACGGAGTGGCAGAGGGCTGgggctcctcctccctctggtTCAGCAA TAAGCACAGCGCCTGCTCCAAAACAG acggtaaaaatgtccaagaacaagaagaagaagttaaaaaagaagcagaagCGTCAGGCGGAGCTGCTGGAAAAGTGCATCCTGGacctggaggagatggagaagaCCACAGAGCCAcgagaggatgaagaggatgaagatgaggacCCGCAGTCTCCAAAGGGACGGGCCTGCGCTCCACTCAGACAGGTGTCTATGCAGGAGATAGTTAACGAGGAGATAGAGG AGAGCAGTGTGGATGCAGATCTCATAAGGGTGGGACCAGAGGGACTGTCGGAGGTGAACTGCAATGGCCATGTGGAGTCAGACCAGAGGCAGTCCCAGTGGAGGGAAGAAGACCAACACAATGGCAACGCAGAGCCCACAGAGCAATGTGCCAGTCAGGAGGAGCAGCATGAGGAGTCCCCTGTTCAACTCATGTGCAACGGTGTGGACTCTGCGGATCTTACAGAGCTGGACACTGAGACTGAGGGCAGGGGTGCTCGtagtggaaaaactgagagaCACCATCCTGCTGGGCGGGAGGAGGGAGAGCTGCAGcaaagcattttgcaggaggaggatgaggatgagggagggCACGACAGACTGAACG GCAAGCTAACAGCAGGATCCCTGCTAGTTAACCCCCTTGAGCCAGTCAATTCAGACAAGATCAAGGTCAAGATTGCAGACTTGGGAAACGCCTGCTGGGTG cacAAGCACTTTACAGAAGACATCCAGACACGGCAGTACAGGTCCTTAGAGGTGCTCATTGGTGCTGGATACAGCACACCAGCCGATATATGGAGCACAGCCTGCATG GCCTTTGAGCTCGCCACAGGGGACTACTTGTTTGAACCACATTCTGGGGAAGATTATTCCAGGGATGAAG ACCATCTTGCTCTCATGATTGAGTTGCTCGGTAAAATTCCTCGTCACTATGCTCTGAGTGGGAAATACTCACAGGAATACTTCACCAAGAGAG
- the mapk14a gene encoding mitogen-activated protein kinase 14A isoform X1, with product MSQKERPKFYRQEVNKTIWEVPERYQNLSPVGSGAYGSVCSAHDMTSFSKVAVKKLSRPFQSIIHAKRTYRELRLLKHMKHENVIGLLDVFSPATSLKEFTDVYLVTHLMGADLNNIVKCQKLTDDHVQFLIYQILRGLKYIHSADIIHRDLKPSNLAVNEDCELKILDFGLARHTDDEMTGYVATRWYRAPEIMLNWMHYNMTVDIWSVGCIMAELLTGKTLFPGTDHIDQLKLIMMLVGTPGPELLMKISSESARNYISSLAQTPKRNFADVFIGANPLAVDLLEKMLVLDTDKRITAAEALAHPYFGQYHDPDDEPEAEPYDQSFESRELEIEEWKRLTYEELCSFEPPVFDEDDME from the exons ATGTCGCAGAAAGAGAGACCCAAGTTTTATCGACAGGAGGTCAACAAGACGATATGGGAAGTCCCAGAGCGGTACCAAAACCTGTCCCCGGTTGGCTCTGGCGCCTACGGCTCCGTCTG ttcgGCACATGATATGACATCATTTTCCAAGGTAGCTGTGAAGAAGCTCTCTCGGCCGTTTCAGTCCATCATCCACGCCAAGAGAACATACAGAGAGCTGCGGCTGCTGAAgcacatgaaacatgaaaat GTCATTGGCCTCCTAGATGTCTTCAGCCCTGCAACGAGTTTGAAGGAATTCACTGATGT GTATCTGGTGACTCACTTAATGGGGGCAGATCTCAACAACATAGTGAAATGTCAGAAACTCACAGATGACCACGTGCAGTTCCTCATATACCAGATCCTCAGAGGGTTAAAG TATATCCACTCCGCAGACATCATTCACAGA GATTTGAAACCTAGTAATCTGGCGGTGAATGAAGACTGTGAGCTTAAG ATTTTGGATTTTGGTTTGGCACGGCACACTGATGATGAGATGACTGGCTACGTGGCCACCCGCTGGTACCGCGCACCAGAGATCATGTTGAACTGGATGCATTACAACATGACAG TGGATATTTGGTCAGTGGGTTGTATAATGGCAGAACTCCTTACTGGAAAAACTCTTTTTCCTGGAACTGACC ACATTGATCAGTTGAAGCTAATCATGATGCTCGTCGGGACACCAGGGCCTGAGCTCTTGATGAAAATATCTTCAGAGTCT GCCAGGAACTACATCAGCTCCTTGGCACAGACTCCCAAGAGGAACTTTGCTGATGTGTTCATTGGTGCCAACCCACTCG CTGTGGACCTCCTGGAGAAAATGCTGGTTCTGGACACAGACAAGCGGATAACAGCGGCCGAGGCTTTGGCTCACCCATACTTCGGCCAGTATCACGACCCAGACGACGAGCCAGAGGCCGAGCCCTATGACCAGAGCTTTGAGAGCCGCGAGCTGGAGATTGAAGAGTGGAAAC GATTAACCTACGAGGAGCTGTGTAGTTTTGAGCCACCTGTCTTTGATGAGGACGACATGGAGTGA